The window GATGCTGATGCTTGAACAGAGAATCAAAATCATTCAGGGAAACAGCAATTCGCTCCTTCCCAAACCGCCTTGAAACTTCTTCTATCAATTCCACAGACAGTGACTTAGAAAAGTTCAGCATTGCCCGCTTGGCCCCTGCATAGAGTACTTTTTTGACATCCTCCTGCCTGCGGATATTGCCTCCTGCCACCATAGGGATGTTGATGACCCGGTTAATCTGCTTCATCAGGCCCACTGACTCTTCATGGTCTTCATCTGAATTAGAAAGGTCAAAGACGATCAGTTCGTCAGCCCCCATCCCGCTGTAATGCTTTGCCAGAGACACTACATCATCACTTATTATTGTGCTGTCGTCAAACCATCTGACGGCCTTTCCCCCATCAATAAATATACAGGGGGTCAATCTTTTATAACTCATTCTTTCTCTCCTTTTACAAACTGCCCTTTGTGGACCAGGCCTCTTTTATCCTGGGTTCCTCCATGACAGCCATATCCAGTGCTTTCCCAAATGCCTTGAACAGGGCCTCCGCCATGTGGTGGCTGTTGCCGCCGTCCAGTATTTTTAAGTGCAGGTTTATGGCTGCACTGTAAGATACTGCATAAAAGAACTCCCTTATCATCTCTGTATCCAACCCGCCCAGTCTTTGGGAGGGAAATTGTGCAGAAAAATTTAAGTAGGGACGGCCGGATAAATCTACAGCGCACAGAGCCAGCGTCTCATCCATGGGGAGCATAAAACTCCCATAACGGCGTATACCTGCTTTATCGCCCAAAGCGTCGGCAAGGGCATGGCCAAGCACGATCCCCGTATCCTCCACTGTATGGTGGCAGTCCACCTCCAGGTCCCCTTTTGCCTTTACCTCCAGGTCAAACAGGCCGTGCCTGGCAAAACCGTCCAGCATATGGTCAAAAAAAGGGATTCCTGTGTCTATTTTATTGTTGCCTCTGCCATCCAGGCAAAGGGTCAGTGTAATATCTGTTTCTTTTGTTTTCCTTGTACAGCTGCCTGTCCTGTCCGCCATAATTTACCTCCCATAGTTCGCCTGCAGTCAATCCTCAAAACGCACCTTGATAGAATTTGCATGGGCCGTAAGCTGTTCCGCCTCAGCAAACGTTTCTATGTCCGTATGTACAGACTCAAGGGCTTCCCTAGAGTAAGAGATAATACTTGACTTTTTAATAAAATCATCTACAGAGAGAGGGGAAAAGAACTTTGCAGTCCCATTTGTGGGCAGCACATGGTTTGGCCCGGCGAAGTAATCCCCTAACGGCTCACTGCTGTATTCCCCAATAAATATGGCGCCGGCATTACGTATTTTAGTCATAACAGCATAAGGATCCGCTGTCATAATTTCCAGATGTTCTGATGCAATCTCATTGGCCGCCCCAATGGCCTCTTCCATAGTTTCAGCCACAAGAATATGGCCATAATTATCCAGAGATTTCTGAATGATCCCGCCTCTCGGCAAACTCTTGACAAAAACATCTGCCTCAGCAGATACCTTCTCCGCCAGTTCCCTGCTTGTTGTAATTAAAATAGCGGAGGCCAGCTCATCGTGTTCTGCCTGTGAGAGCAGGTCAGCCGCCGCGTACCTGGGATTGGCCGTCTCATCTGCCAAAACCAGTATTTCACTAGGCCCGGCAATGGAATCAATGCTTACATGGCCATAGACAGCTTTTTTGGCCAGAGCCACATATATATTTCCAGGACCAACGATTTTATCTACCTTGGGGATGCTCCTAGTCCCAAAAGCCAAAGCGGCCACCGCCTGCGCCCCGCCCGCCTTATACACAGCAGAGGCCCCTGCCTCCTTGGCTGCCACAAGTGTAGCAGGATTCACCTGGCCATCCTTTCCTGGCGGAGTCACCATGATAATTTCATCTACGCCTGCTACCTTTGCAGGCACAATATTCATCAAGACTGACGAGGGATAAACTGCCTTTCCTCCAGGCACATATACGCCCACCCTCTGTAAAGGGGTCACCTTCTGGCCCAGGAGGCTCCCGTCAGGCCTGCTGTCAAACCAGCTATACTGCTTCTGCTTTGCATGGTAAGCTTCAATATTATACAGAGACTTTCTTATAATAGACAAAAGTGAGGGATCCACCTGGCTGTAAGCCTTTTGTATCTCCTCTTCTGTCACACGGACATTCTGGGCATTGATTTCTGCACCGTCAAACTCCCTGGTATAGGAAAAAAGCGCCTCATCCCCTTTTTCCCGTACAGTATCCAGAATCACCCGTACACTTTCTTCATATTTACCATAATGATTAGGACTTCGCTTTAACAAGTCGTTCAGCAGATTTTGCTTTGTACTTTCATCTAAAATTTCAATGCGCATTATGCTTCCTCCTGTAACAATTTTCTCAGATTCATAATCAGCTCCTTAATCCTGCTGTTTTCCATCCTCATGCTCACTGGATTTACAATCATACGCGCAGATAACGGGCAGACTTCCTCCAATACAACAAGTCCATTCTCCTTCAGGGTGGAACCTGTCTCCACAATATCAACAATCACTTCTGAGAGTCCGACTATAGGCGCCAGCTCAATGGATCCATTCATCTTAATGATTTCAACAGTCTGATGCTTCTTATTATAGAAATAATCCTTTGCAATATTGGGATATTTAGTGGCTACCCTGATCAGTTCATGGTGTTTTAAAAGCTCTCCTGCTTTCTCCTGGCCGCACACGCACATTCTGCACTTTCCAAATCCCAGATCCAGCACCTCATGCACTTTTCTCCCCTCTTCTATGACCGTATCCCGTCCGGCTACGCCAATATCAGCTGCACCGTATTCCACATAGGTAGGTACATCAGGCCCCTTGGCAAGAAAGAACTTCAGCTTCAGGTCCTCATTAACAAATATCAGCTTCCTGGAGTCCTTATCCTTCATTTCATCACAGCGGATGCCCAGCCTTTCCAGCATATTCAGTGTCTCACTCGCTAAACGCCCTTTTGTCAGGGCAAAGGTCAAATATCTCATGTCAGCTCCTTTATTTTTTTTTCGCCGCATTGATCAGCTTTTCTTCACCTGTTATCAGATTGACCATCTCAATGGTCAGGTTATCCTGAAGATAAAGCAGACTGACTGACTGAATGCGTTTTCCATAATCTATATACTCTTTTTTGCTGTCCTTTCCAGTGCGCCTGTGCATCTCCACCCACTTCCCTTTTGCGCGGAAATTTTTTGCCAGGGCGATGGCCCATTTCTGTGTTTTTTCTGTATATGCTATAATATTTGTGTGGTTCGTTTCTATCTGAATCTTCTGCCTCCCCAGCGCACTGAGCAATTCATCCACAAGAACTGCAAAACCCACTGACGGGGTCTGTTTACCGAACTTTTCTAAAAGATGGTCATAACGTCCCCCTCTTACAACCGCATCCCCAGTCCCATATGTATAGGCCCGGAAAATAATACCTGTATAATAACCATAGCTTCCGCTCATGCTTAAGTCAAAGGTCACATAATCGCTGGCTCCATATAGCTTGAGGAGTTCATATATCTGCTTAAGGTGCGTGACAGCCAGCTTTGCTTCCTTCGTTGGCGCTATCTCCATGGCGCGCCCAAGCACTTCCACATCCCCCACCAGTTCCGGCAGAATCTGAAATGCCTTTTTTACACTGGGTTCTGCATCTTTATTGTCCAAAATCTCCTGGGCGCCGAAATAATTCCGGTTTGCTATGAGTTCATGGATCTCTGCACGGGAATCATCATCTAACCCGGCCGCCTCCATCAGGCTCCTGATAAAATCCACATGTCCTATATTCACCTGGAACTCTTTTAACCCAACCTTCCTTAAGCCATCCACAACCATGGCCAATATCTCTGCATCGGCCTCGGCAGAGTCAATGCCTATGAGCTCCGCCCCCATCTGGGTATTTTCTTTTAAACGGCCCTGGTAGCTAGAATGGTTTATAAAAGTATTCCCAATATAGCAGAGCCGTACAGGGAATTCCTCTGTCTCAAACAGCGTGGCTGCCGCCCTGGCAATGGATGGTGTTATGTCTGGCCGGAGCGCCATAGTATCTCCATCCCGGTCAAAAAATTTGTATAATTCCCGGGAGGAGATTGTACCAATTTCCTTCCTGAATACATCAAAATATTCGAAAGTAGGAGTCTGGATATCCTGATACCCATATGTGTGCAGAATCTGGTGAAGTCCCTCCTGGACAGCTATTTTCCTTCTGCACTCTGTATTATAAATGTCTCTGACTCCCTCGGGAGTATGTAATTTCTGTTCCATATTACTACCCTTTCACTTTATCGTGCTAATACGTTAAATTCTCCAGTAATTATACGCAGTTTATCAGTAAATGTCAATCCCTGGCATCCAAATCCTTCTGGATATAATCCAAGTATGGGACAAAGCAGCCATTCTTAAGTCCCATAAAGTAACCGGGGGTTAATTCTTCATATCGAAAGCTTTTACGGCCTCCATCCTGTGCACGTTTCCAGAAATGCTGTATTTCCTCAAAACGCATATAATATAATTCGTTGCTGCTGCTATAATAAATAAGCAGAAAAGAGATGCCCTTCTGGCGCTCAAATTTCTCCATAAATATCATCTGGTGTTCATGGATATTCTGCAGCGGGAAGGTCCTGGTGCTGCACTCTTTTGCATCGAAACAGACTGGGATCCCCTGTACTGCCCCAATGTAATCAACTGTGCTGATCTTGTCAAAATAAGCCAGTGTAATATGCCGCCTCTCTTTATCAATCCTCACAGGCGTGATAGGGGTAGGGATCTTCTGTATCAGAGCCAGCCCCATTTGTTCATATCTCTCATTTGTGCGGTTAATCAGATCTTCCAGCGTAGAACCTCTAAGGCCCCTTGAATTCCATGTTGCCATTCTTCCAAACTCCTTTGTCCTCTGCAATTTTCTGGAAAATGAAGGGAGGTTCTGCACAAAATTCTTTTCCTGAAAGGCCGGACAATATTCCTTCGGATACTGGAAATACTATGCGGTATGCATGAAGAAGCTGGTGCTTAAGCCCATAGGCAGCTTTATACATATCATTTAGCTCCCTCTCCCCATATTTATAATCTCCGATTATCGGATGTCCGTGGGAGGCCAGATGGGCCCGGATCTGGTGGGGTTTCCCCGTAAGTAACTGAACCTCCAAAAGTGTGGCGTCCCCCCTGGCATACAAGGGCCTGTATTTTGTCTCTATAAAAGAGGATTTATCTGTCCCATCCTCTGTAATATGTACCTTGTTTGCCCCAGGATCCTTTGCTAAAAATCCCCGGATGTGTGCCGGTTTCTTTACCTGCCCTGCGGTTAAGCATAAGTAATACTTTTCCAGCCTCCGCTCCTTAAAACAGCGGCTGAGCTCCCGCAGGCCGTCCAGGCTCTTCCCTGCCGCAATCAGGCCGCTTGTATTCCTGTCCAGCCGGTTACAGACTGAGGGTTTAAAGGTTTTAAGGTCCTGCCCGCATAACTGCCCTGACTTGACCAGATATGTAATGAGGTGTTCCACCACAGATACATCTGACGGAGCAGCCTTTTGTGACAGCATACCGGCTGGCTTGTTGATCAGGAGGATATTTTTGTCTTCATAAATAATATCCAATTTCTCCTCTGTGAGGCAGATCCCAGGACCAGAAAACCCGGCAATGGTTTCATCTGATAAGAATAGTTTTACCACATCCTGGCTCTTAAGCCTCTCATTGCCCGTTGCTTTCTTATTGTTCAGGGTAATATTCTTTTTCCGCAACATCTTATACAGAAAACTCTTGGGAGCCTTGTCCATATATTTAGCCAACAATTTATCCAGCCGCTGCCCGGCTTCATTTTCAGCAATCGTAATCTGCTGCATGGAAACATCCTTTCTAAACGTTTCATTCCCCGCATACCTGCCGCCCCTTTGCCTGGCAGGGCCAGTATGGTTGGGTACCTTTCTAAAACAACTTTCAATTTACAGATTCAGTCACATAGAGATATTTAGTATTATATGTGCAATTTCTTCTTCCTGCCTGCGGGTATCTGCTTTTTCCACAGCGGCAATAGAGTCAAGTCCCTCCACTCTTGCCAAAAATGCAGTATAATTATTTAAAAGTTTTACAGACACATCCCCAATCTGGTTCTGGCCCAATATATTTTTTACATGCCCTGCCGCATATTTGAGGTCCACCTTGTCGCTGCCTGTATACCCGAAAACATTCTTCCCTGATATTACAAAACACTCTATGGGCATAATTTTTTCCCTGCTTGTGAGTATCATATCAAAAATAACCGTAATATGCCCTGTCCTTAAGAGGATCTCCTCTGCTCTGACTGCAGGAATGGACGGGTATGGAAAACGTGTGATCACGCCTACCAGCGCCTTGGATGCAGGGAGGCAGCCAAGGACTGCCACCACTGTCAGCAGGTTCAGCCTTGTATGTGTCTGGCTGTAGCCAATGAAGAAAATAGCTGCCACCAGCGCAAAATAAACAGCCGTGCGGATGATCTCTATTCTTTTTTTATAATCCAGATAGCCAAACTTTCCTTTATCTACTTTTTTCATTCTGCCTTTCTCCTCAGTTTTTTCCCATCATTTCTATTTTTACTAAGAGCTGCTCAGGCAGAAGGCCAGCGGCCAGCCTGGCTGCTTTTATGGAACAGCCATAGACCGATACCGGCTTTCTTTTTCTCACGTCTTTCAGCGCCTTTTTTACAACCAGGACAGGATCAGCCATAACCAGCTTCTTCCATGGATTTGTAAGGCGGCCCGAAACAGTAAAAAATTCTGTATTGACTGGTCCCGGGCAGACTGCTGTCACAAAAATTCCTCTTCTTTTTAATTCCGCCCCCAGCGCCTGGGAAAAGCTCAGCACATAGGCTTTTGTAGCTGCATAGACGCTGAAAAATGGCTGAGGGCAAAAAGCTGCCGCCGAGGCCAGGTTCACAATCCGGCTCCCATGGGACATCCTGGGAATACAGATCTCTGTGATTCGTGTCAAAGCCGTACAGTTTAAGCTTATCATTTCTGACTGTGCTTTTGGTTCCCGGCCAGAGATATCTGTAAGGGCCCCTGTCTTGCCAAATCCTGCAGCATTGACCAGTATGCGGATATCCGGCTTCTCTGTGCGGAGGGTTCCCTCAAGCTCACTGAATACTTCTTCCCTGAGAAGATCCCCTTCAAAAATCCTAAGGGGGACGCGTACATCTTTTGCCAGCGCCGTAAGGCGTTTCCCTCTTCTTGCTGTGACCCATATTTGGTCCAATCCGTGGTAAAAATAAGGAAGCTGTTTTACAAATTCTCTGCCTAACCCTGATGAGGCGCCGGTTACAACTGCAATTTTCATCTTATTCCCTTCTTTCCAGCATACGTCCCGGCATATTTTTCAGTCCGGCCGCGATTATTCCGTATTGTTCTCTTCTTTCCCTGCCCCTTATGCCCTTCTTTGCCATACTTCCTTTTACTAGTATTTGTTTTTGTATGTGTCCCTCTGCCTCCGCCTTTTTCTGCTGCAAGCTTGCGCGGCTTTATGAGACATTTTCTGTCAAATCCCACAAGATCCATCCTGCCCGCCTTTTTTAAGGCTTCCATGACCAAATCATAATTCTTTGGATTGCGGTATTGGATCAAAGCCCTCTGCATGGCTTTCTCATGGGGATCTTTGGGCACATAGACCCTTTTCATTGTCCTTGGATCCAGTCCTGTAAAATACATACAGGTTGAAATGGTGGATGGGGTGGGGTAAAAATCCTGTACCTGTTCCGGCATATATCCCAAATCACGGCAGTATTCTGCCAGCTTAACGGCAGCCTTCATATCTGACCCTGGGTGGGAGGACATCAGGTACGGAATCAGAAACTGCTTTTTGCACAGCTTTTCATTTATGTGCTTAAACTGCCCCGCAAATTCTTTATATACATTGTGCGCAGGCTTCCCCATCATCTGCAGCACCTCATCTGCCACATGCTCAGGAGCCACCTTAAGCTGCCCGCTTACATGATATTCACATAGCTCTCTTAAAAATGTCCGGTCAGGGTCAGCAAGCAGATAATCAAACCGTATGCCGGAACGGATAAAGACTTTTTTTACCTTTGGGATTTTGCGCAGCTTCCTCAAAAGCTCCACATAATCCCTGTGGTCTGCCCTTAGGCTTGGGCAGGGTTTTGGAAATAGGCACTGCCTGTCCGGACAGGCGCCATGTGTACGCTGTTTTTTACAGGAAGGCTGCCTGAAATTCGCAGTAGGCCCGCCTACATCGTGGATATACCCCTTGAACCCCGGGTCCTGGGTGAGGATCTGAGCCTCCCTCTGCAGGGATTCGTGGCTTCTGGACTGGATAATCCTGCCCTGATGGAAGGTCAGCGCACAGAAGCTGCAGCCTCCAAAACATCCCCGGCTGCTTGTCAGGCTGAATTGGATTTCCTGTACTGCCGGCACCCCTCCTGCCTTCTCATAGGAAGGATGGCAGGCACGCATATAGGGAAGTCCATAGATGTCATCCATATCAACCGTGTCCAAAGGTTTGGCCGGAGGGTTCTGCACAACATAAAGATGGCTGCTGTAGGGTTCTGCCAGACGTTTTCCTGAAAATGGGTCTGTATTTTTATATTGGGTATAAAAGCTCTCAGCATAAGCTTTTGTGCTTCCCTTTACCTCCTCAAAGGAGGGAAGGACACAGGCGTCATACACAAAGTCCAGACTTTTGGTTTTTACTACAGTCCCATCTAAATAAGTCAAGTCTTCTATAGCCATGCCCGCGTCCAGCGCCTCGGCAATCTCCACAATTGTGCGCTCCCCCATCCCATAGGAAATCATATCAGCTCCAGCATCCAGGAGAATGGAACGTTTCACCTTATCTGACCAGTAATCATAATGTGCAAGCCGCCTTAAGCTTGCCTCAATCCCTCCCAGTATAATAGGGGTTTCTTTATATGTCTGCCGGATCAGGTTGCTATATACAACAGCCGCATAGTCAGGACGTTTCCCAGTCACGCCTCCTGGTGTATAGGCATCCTGCCTGCGCCGCTTTTTAGAGACAGAATAATGGTTTACCATAGAATCCATATTGCCCGCGCTGACCAGAAAAGCAAGGCGGGGTTCGCCGTACTCGGCAATACTTACAGACTGCTTCCAGTCTGGCTGTGATATAATGCCCACCCGGTAGCCGTGTGCCTCCAGGACCCTGCTGATAACAGCATGTCCAAAGGATGGATGGTCTACGTAGGCGTCTCCTATGACGTAAACAAAGTCTACACTGTCCCATCCCCTGTCGAGCATATCCTGTTTACATAACGGCAAAAACCCCTGATTCATCCTTTACCTCCCAGAAGACAGGGGCACTCCCCCTATCTGCAAATTTCATAAGTATGGTTTGGTATATCATAATAATCATATATAAAATAATCGGCTAACTTTTTCTTTTCAGCCTCATCCGGCCTGGAAAACAGGTCATCCACAGCACATACTTCCATGCCTGCGTTTTTACCTGCCTCAATACCCCGGGGTACATCCTCGAATACAAGACATTCCTGTGGGCGCACCTGAAGATCTTTTGCAACCTTTAGGTATACGTCCGGGGCAGGTTTGCCTGCTGACACCTCGCAGGATGTCCTCACAGATTTAAAAAACGTATCCACCCCCAGAGCCTTCAGGGCCGCGTCAACCAGCTCCCTGGCATTGCTGGTGGCAATTCCCAGGGCAATTCCCCTCTTCCGCATATCTTCTAAAAACCCAAGGGCCCCCGGCTTTAGGGGAACACGGGTAGTATATAATTCATAAGTCATATCCCGCCATTCCCTGCGTACATCATCCAATGTACAAGGAAGGGTGGGAAAGGTATCCAAGAAATATTGTGCTGTCTCCGTATAGCTCATCCCTTCAATCGCCTTATGGAAATCCACAGGCGCCGTAAGATTATATTTTTCCATATACTGTACATCCACCTCTGGCCAAATCCACATAGAATCCACCAGGGAACCGTCCAAATCAAATATCACAGCTTTCTTATTTTCTAACATAATTTATCAATCTCTTCCTTTGTCAATTCTCTGTAAGATCCTGGTTCAAGAGAAGGATCCAAGGTAAGTCTGCCCATGCTTAAACGCTTCAGATAGACCACTTCCTTACCCACGGCGCGGAACATCCGTTTGACTTGATGGAACCGCCCTTCCTGGATAGTCACCTCTGCCTCCGACAATTCACCAGATTTTATGATAACCAGCCTGGCTGGCATAGTTCTTTTCTCATCACCGATATCCAGGCCTTCCTCAAATCTATTTACATCTGCTTCTGTCAGCTTTCCGGATACCTGTGCATGATATACTTTATCCACATGCCGCGAGGGGGCTAAAAGCTTGTGTGCAAGGGCGCCGTCATTGGTGACCAAAAGCAGGCCTTCTGTATCTTTGTCAAGCCTCCCCACTGGGAATAAGTCTTTGCGCCTGGGACTCTCGATGAATTCCACCACACACTTATCCTTCTTGTCTTTTGTGGCGGAAACAACACCGGCAGGCTTATACAGCATATAATACTCATACCGGACGTAACCCACATCCTGCCCCATAAATTCCACCTTACTTTGGGCAGTATCTATTTTAGTTTCAGGGCGTTTTATGATAACTCCGTCTACAGAAACCTGCCCTTTTATAATGGCCCTCTTTACTTCGCTGCGGGTACCAACCCCCATATCCGCCAGCCACTTATCTAATCTTAATTTCCCCATATAACCTCCCGGCCTCCCAGCAAACATACCCTTACCGCAAACAGGTGTCTCCGGCAAAAAAAGTCAGTTCAGGCGGCTGTTCCCTGCCTTCTTAAGACTGCCAGCGCCAGCCAGGCAGATATTTGTTTTTCAAGGTCTGGCCCGATACTTTTCCGAATCCCAGGGAGTATCCATCCACACACACAAGATACCAACCCTTTTCTTTATCAGAAACCAGATCCCCCACGTCCAATGTTTCCCCTTTTAAGTATTTCTTTACTCTTACATCTGTCAGGGGAAAGTCTAACACTTTTTTATACTCCTGCTTTTTCAGACACATGGCCAAAGCCTGGCTTGGCTCGAAACGGTTCTTTTTCAATTCCCCCATCAAAAGACCTGACCTAAGAAACCTAAGTCCTCTGAGCGCCGGAAGTCCTTCCGGCATATAATAGACTCTTTCCCCCTGGATAGACAGCTGTGTCCCCTCAAAAATCCTGGCCACATCTTCAAAAAATTCGTTCAGGCTATCTGGGAGATTTCTTACATTATATCCCCCGCCCCAGGGGGTGCCTTTCCTGTGTCCCCTTCCAGCCAGAGTTTCCGGCCGGGACGCCTGGATGGCAGCTCTACCTTCCCCGCTAT of the Luxibacter massiliensis genome contains:
- a CDS encoding RluA family pseudouridine synthase, producing the protein MQQITIAENEAGQRLDKLLAKYMDKAPKSFLYKMLRKKNITLNNKKATGNERLKSQDVVKLFLSDETIAGFSGPGICLTEEKLDIIYEDKNILLINKPAGMLSQKAAPSDVSVVEHLITYLVKSGQLCGQDLKTFKPSVCNRLDRNTSGLIAAGKSLDGLRELSRCFKERRLEKYYLCLTAGQVKKPAHIRGFLAKDPGANKVHITEDGTDKSSFIETKYRPLYARGDATLLEVQLLTGKPHQIRAHLASHGHPIIGDYKYGERELNDMYKAAYGLKHQLLHAYRIVFPVSEGILSGLSGKEFCAEPPFIFQKIAEDKGVWKNGNMEFKGP
- a CDS encoding SDR family NAD(P)-dependent oxidoreductase — translated: MKIAVVTGASSGLGREFVKQLPYFYHGLDQIWVTARRGKRLTALAKDVRVPLRIFEGDLLREEVFSELEGTLRTEKPDIRILVNAAGFGKTGALTDISGREPKAQSEMISLNCTALTRITEICIPRMSHGSRIVNLASAAAFCPQPFFSVYAATKAYVLSFSQALGAELKRRGIFVTAVCPGPVNTEFFTVSGRLTNPWKKLVMADPVLVVKKALKDVRKRKPVSVYGCSIKAARLAAGLLPEQLLVKIEMMGKN
- the hisB gene encoding imidazoleglycerol-phosphate dehydratase HisB, with protein sequence MADRTGSCTRKTKETDITLTLCLDGRGNNKIDTGIPFFDHMLDGFARHGLFDLEVKAKGDLEVDCHHTVEDTGIVLGHALADALGDKAGIRRYGSFMLPMDETLALCAVDLSGRPYLNFSAQFPSQRLGGLDTEMIREFFYAVSYSAAINLHLKILDGGNSHHMAEALFKAFGKALDMAVMEEPRIKEAWSTKGSL
- the hisG gene encoding ATP phosphoribosyltransferase, yielding MRYLTFALTKGRLASETLNMLERLGIRCDEMKDKDSRKLIFVNEDLKLKFFLAKGPDVPTYVEYGAADIGVAGRDTVIEEGRKVHEVLDLGFGKCRMCVCGQEKAGELLKHHELIRVATKYPNIAKDYFYNKKHQTVEIIKMNGSIELAPIVGLSEVIVDIVETGSTLKENGLVVLEEVCPLSARMIVNPVSMRMENSRIKELIMNLRKLLQEEA
- a CDS encoding YgiQ family radical SAM protein, with protein sequence MNQGFLPLCKQDMLDRGWDSVDFVYVIGDAYVDHPSFGHAVISRVLEAHGYRVGIISQPDWKQSVSIAEYGEPRLAFLVSAGNMDSMVNHYSVSKKRRRQDAYTPGGVTGKRPDYAAVVYSNLIRQTYKETPIILGGIEASLRRLAHYDYWSDKVKRSILLDAGADMISYGMGERTIVEIAEALDAGMAIEDLTYLDGTVVKTKSLDFVYDACVLPSFEEVKGSTKAYAESFYTQYKNTDPFSGKRLAEPYSSHLYVVQNPPAKPLDTVDMDDIYGLPYMRACHPSYEKAGGVPAVQEIQFSLTSSRGCFGGCSFCALTFHQGRIIQSRSHESLQREAQILTQDPGFKGYIHDVGGPTANFRQPSCKKQRTHGACPDRQCLFPKPCPSLRADHRDYVELLRKLRKIPKVKKVFIRSGIRFDYLLADPDRTFLRELCEYHVSGQLKVAPEHVADEVLQMMGKPAHNVYKEFAGQFKHINEKLCKKQFLIPYLMSSHPGSDMKAAVKLAEYCRDLGYMPEQVQDFYPTPSTISTCMYFTGLDPRTMKRVYVPKDPHEKAMQRALIQYRNPKNYDLVMEALKKAGRMDLVGFDRKCLIKPRKLAAEKGGGRGTHTKTNTSKRKYGKEGHKGQGKKRTIRNNRGRTEKYAGTYAGKKGIR
- the hisZ gene encoding ATP phosphoribosyltransferase regulatory subunit yields the protein MEQKLHTPEGVRDIYNTECRRKIAVQEGLHQILHTYGYQDIQTPTFEYFDVFRKEIGTISSRELYKFFDRDGDTMALRPDITPSIARAAATLFETEEFPVRLCYIGNTFINHSSYQGRLKENTQMGAELIGIDSAEADAEILAMVVDGLRKVGLKEFQVNIGHVDFIRSLMEAAGLDDDSRAEIHELIANRNYFGAQEILDNKDAEPSVKKAFQILPELVGDVEVLGRAMEIAPTKEAKLAVTHLKQIYELLKLYGASDYVTFDLSMSGSYGYYTGIIFRAYTYGTGDAVVRGGRYDHLLEKFGKQTPSVGFAVLVDELLSALGRQKIQIETNHTNIIAYTEKTQKWAIALAKNFRAKGKWVEMHRRTGKDSKKEYIDYGKRIQSVSLLYLQDNLTIEMVNLITGEEKLINAAKKK
- a CDS encoding Holliday junction resolvase RecU, with translation MATWNSRGLRGSTLEDLINRTNERYEQMGLALIQKIPTPITPVRIDKERRHITLAYFDKISTVDYIGAVQGIPVCFDAKECSTRTFPLQNIHEHQMIFMEKFERQKGISFLLIYYSSSNELYYMRFEEIQHFWKRAQDGGRKSFRYEELTPGYFMGLKNGCFVPYLDYIQKDLDARD
- a CDS encoding HAD family hydrolase gives rise to the protein MLENKKAVIFDLDGSLVDSMWIWPEVDVQYMEKYNLTAPVDFHKAIEGMSYTETAQYFLDTFPTLPCTLDDVRREWRDMTYELYTTRVPLKPGALGFLEDMRKRGIALGIATSNARELVDAALKALGVDTFFKSVRTSCEVSAGKPAPDVYLKVAKDLQVRPQECLVFEDVPRGIEAGKNAGMEVCAVDDLFSRPDEAEKKKLADYFIYDYYDIPNHTYEICR
- a CDS encoding pseudouridine synthase; this encodes MGKLRLDKWLADMGVGTRSEVKRAIIKGQVSVDGVIIKRPETKIDTAQSKVEFMGQDVGYVRYEYYMLYKPAGVVSATKDKKDKCVVEFIESPRRKDLFPVGRLDKDTEGLLLVTNDGALAHKLLAPSRHVDKVYHAQVSGKLTEADVNRFEEGLDIGDEKRTMPARLVIIKSGELSEAEVTIQEGRFHQVKRMFRAVGKEVVYLKRLSMGRLTLDPSLEPGSYRELTKEEIDKLC
- the hisD gene encoding histidinol dehydrogenase, producing MRIEILDESTKQNLLNDLLKRSPNHYGKYEESVRVILDTVREKGDEALFSYTREFDGAEINAQNVRVTEEEIQKAYSQVDPSLLSIIRKSLYNIEAYHAKQKQYSWFDSRPDGSLLGQKVTPLQRVGVYVPGGKAVYPSSVLMNIVPAKVAGVDEIIMVTPPGKDGQVNPATLVAAKEAGASAVYKAGGAQAVAALAFGTRSIPKVDKIVGPGNIYVALAKKAVYGHVSIDSIAGPSEILVLADETANPRYAAADLLSQAEHDELASAILITTSRELAEKVSAEADVFVKSLPRGGIIQKSLDNYGHILVAETMEEAIGAANEIASEHLEIMTADPYAVMTKIRNAGAIFIGEYSSEPLGDYFAGPNHVLPTNGTAKFFSPLSVDDFIKKSSIISYSREALESVHTDIETFAEAEQLTAHANSIKVRFED